The following is a genomic window from Coffea eugenioides isolate CCC68of unplaced genomic scaffold, Ceug_1.0 ScVebR1_1483;HRSCAF=2339, whole genome shotgun sequence.
ttttttcctaagttgttggattgaagatgaaatgaaatgttttcctttggtgttttccctcctctctctctcggccagcagcagcagaaatgaagaagaaattggctaagtgttggagttaaatggatGGTAATTGTCTTGGGTTAAGAagccacttgtcaccaccaccacctttctttcttttctctttctcttgttaTTTCCTAGCCTCACATTCGGTCAAGCTTGCTGCCAagagagaagatattttgctcaagttcaataaatttgtctggtaagaaaaatggtggtcaaacggtgcgttcaatcggtagtgcgcgggacccgccggttcgcgccgtttttcttaaaaactcacgtactagggtttttacttcccattcactaaccttatatcattgccactagtcacacattatttctcacttaaaagtcacttttaatccccaaaataatccttactctgtaccgaaaattcatcaggcgaaaaatcgcgaaaaccctaatttcgctccaaacttgaaaccgaagcgtaaaaccctattttctaggtttatctaCATTATATGTGAAATTATTTGTAGTGCCCTTTGATAAACTAATAATTTTCAACATAAAAGGGATTTTTGAGAAAGAATACAAAGGAATTTTGCGAGTCCTACATTCTATTCtgcccttaaaagaatttcgccctcctGAAATTCGTTCCCCTTAGTCGTGAACAGGTCGGggtatttctcttgcatgtctttttctagttcccaagttgcttcttccacttcatgatgTTTCCACAGAACCTTTACTAAAGGAATCTGCTTGGTTCTCaggtccttcacctttcgatccagtaTTTGAATAGGTCGTTCTTCATAGGTTAGGGACTCGTCAAGTTCAACATCTTCaggtggcaaaatgtgagttggatccggatgatatttcttaagcaaagaaacatggaaaacgtcatggatccTCGACAAACTAACTGGTAGCTCAAGTCGATAAGCCACTTTTCCTATTCGCTGAAATACTTTGAAAGGTCCTATATatcgtggttgcaactttttccctttttctgatCTGATCTTTCCTTTTAATGGTGTAATCCGAAGAAACACCTTGTCCCCcatttcaaactccaagtctttcctTCTATGATCGGCATAGCTTTTCTGAcggctttgggctgtttgaagcCTCTGGCGAATCATTTTTACTTTCTCATAcgcttcctcaacccatggtattgtggTCGGATCTAtaatttttctctctcctacttccTCCCAATGGATTGAAGATCGACATCTTCGTCCATACAatgcttcatatggggccatttgaatagaagaatgataactattgttatacgCAAACTCAACCAAAGTTAAGTATTGACTCCAACTTCCTCTAAAatccacaatacaggctctcagcatatcctcaagagtttggatagttctctcagattgtccatcagtttgcggATGATATGCTGTACTATAACtcaatttagtccctagagTCTCTTgtaatttctgccaaaatcgggATACAAACCTGGGGTCTCTATCCGATACGATATTCACTGGTACCCCATGTAATCTCACTACCTCATCCATATACAGTTtagcaagtttctccaaaggatATTTCATGTTCATTGGTAGAAAATGTGCAGTCTTAGTTAATCTAtcaactattacccaaattgcatcatgccccttttgtgttcgtggcaaTCCTGAcacaaaatccatcgttatgtgctcccatttccattcagggatctctaaaggctgtaacaaACCTAACGGCTtttgatgttcagcttttacttgttggcacgtaagacatTTTTGCACAAACTGGGCAATTTCCGCCTTCATAttttcccaccaatacagacttctAAGATCTCggtacatcttattattccCTGGGTGTACTGTATACCTAGAGCAAtgtgattcctccaaaatctcctttTTCAATTCCTCATCCCTAGGTACCACGACACGATTTCGAAACTTCAGGATTCCAGCAGGACTTAGATTGAAATTAGGTAACTCCCCTTTTTCCATCTTCCCTATCCACTTTTGTACCATTGGGTCCTTCACTTGACCCTCTTTGATTCGTTCCATCAATGCCgatttcacctcaatatttccaaaaatcaccctCTTCGATTCTAAACGGGGTTTCCACTCACAGACATCTTCCAACAGGCTCCACTCTCTCACTAGggaacttgctagttgagctttccggcttaaagcatctgctacaacgttggcctttccaggatggtagttaattgtacaatcataatcctctaagaactctacccaccgacgttgtcttaggtttaactccttttgagaaaacagatacttaaggctcttatgatcCGTATAAACCTCAAAAGTTACACCATAAAGATAATGtcgccatttcttcaaagcgaATACTACAGCTGCAAGCTCtaaatcatgggtcggataattctgctcatgaggttttaatTTCCGAGATgcataggcaatcacattcctacTCTGCATCAACACACATCCTAGCCCTTCTttcgaagcatcggtataaaccgtaTAGCAATCACTTCCACTAGGCAAAGCTAAAACTGGAGCCACAGTTAATTGcttcttaagctcttggaaactactttcacacttaacatcccaaatatactttccCTGCTTCTTGGTCAAGTTAGTCAAGGGTCCTGCAATTCTCgagaaattctttataaatctgcggtagtaccctgctaagcctagaaaacttcgcacctctgtAGGATTTTCTGGCCGCTTCCACTTAGCCGGGTCTACAGCAAGGCCATCTTTCGAAATTATGTGACCTAGAAATGCCAcactttccaaccaaaattcacacttactgaacttagcgaacaattggtgctctcttagggtttgtagtACTATCCGCAAatgttgttcatgctcctcccttgaCCTCGAATACACtaagatatcatcaatgaacaccactacaaacctatccaagtaaggtttgaacactcgatgcatcaaatccatgaatgccgctggggcattggttaaaccaaaaggcatcactgcgaactcaaaatgcccatatcgagtatTAAAtgccgtttttggcacatcctcctttctaattctcaactgatagtacccttgtcgcagatccaacttagaaaacactacagccccttgtaactgatcaaacaactcatcgatgtggggcaaaggatacttattcttaatggttACTGCATTCAATCCTTGATAGTCAATGcacaaccttaaactcccgtctttcttcttaacaaataacactggagctccccacggaGACTCGCTCTCATGAATAAATCCTCGTTCTAGCAAGTCCTGCAGTTGCACCTTCAACTCCTTaagctcagcaggtgccataCGATAAGGAGTTTTAGAGATGGGAGTGGTTCCAGGTACTAaatcaaccttaaattcaatctccctttcGGGCGGCAAAGACTCCAACTCTTCCGGAAATACGTCCGGGTATTCACTGATTACTGGCATGTCTTCCACCTTAATCTTTTCTCCCGGAGTATTAATTAGAAAAGCTAGATAACCACGAGCCCcacgactaagcaatttcctagcccttatACCGGAAATAAGCGCAGAAGAGGCTATCATACCCCTCACATCAAGCTTTAGAGTTGCCTCTCCCGGTATACAAAATTTGACTACTTTCATCTtacaatctacccgagcatggtaatgagctagccaatccatacctaggataacatcgtaccccttaatggctagactaatAAGATCCACTACCAATTTTCGttcaccaacccaaatatcacaattcTTATACACCTCATTTGCCAGCAAGatttgattacccgtaggtgttcttacctctaagtcataaggtaacttttcaactttcaaatcaattccaaaCATGAATGCAGGATCAACAAAAGAGTGAGTAGCACCGGGATCTATCAAAATTCTGGCTAACCGGTGaaaaacaggaatcgtaccttctaccacctcCGTTGGTTCAGGCACGGATTGTTGGTCCAGCGAATATACTCTAGCCGGAACCCTCGACCTTGCCCCTCCAGCATTGGTCGGTTTTGGGTTTGACCTGGCAGTCGATTGGGTGTCACTAATCATCGGGCAGTTGACTATCTGGTGTTCCGTACTTCCACATCTTAGGCACTTCCGAGCCTTTCTCCAACATTCATCCTTAGTATGGTTCGGTTTTCCACAATATCCGCATGTTACTCGGGGAGTAGAGGTCTGGCCTCCCTGCGGAATTCCTCTACCTTGTCCTCTACCAACTGGGCCTCCCCTTTGGGCACCTCCCCTCTGGGTACCTCCTCTCGGAGCGCCTCCCCTAGATGCGCTCGAAAaccgtccacctccagccccaCGACCAGACTTGGCAGGTGGTGCATTTTGATCACTACGCACAGACCCTTGAACTCCACTAGATCCTCATTTTCGTTTGGCGTGGAAATTCTTCATGTGGGCCCTAGCAGTTTCTATCCTTTGGGCCTTTTCCAagacctccgtaaacgtattgaTCTGAGCTGCCGCTAAGGCTTCCTGTAATTCCACATTTAGCCCTTGTATAAACCTCCGTACTTTCCTTGGCTCCGTAGCAATCAGCTCGGGAGCGAATTTAGACAATTtggtaaactgagtctcatactcagttacactcaTCATTCCTTGACGAAGtttaatgaaatcgtcctctcGTTTCTCTTGGACAATAGGAGGAAGATATTTCTCGTTAAAATCCCGTACAAAGTTTAGCCAAGTCCATACAGTTCCTTCTCTCTCCCATTTGGCCCTTACTACGTTCCACCAGGCCCTAGCTGGTCCCTCGAACTGAAATACAGCAAATTGAACCTGTCTCTCCTCCGTATAGTTCAGGGCAgtaaaaatatttatcatggccTCAAGCCACTTCTCAGCCTCATACGGGTCTGGTCCTCCTAAGAATTTAGGTGGAGAGAATTTCTGGAATctctccaaggctctatccTGCCCCAAATCAGGATAACTAGATAAGGTACGACTCATATATCGCGTTGCAACAAGATAACTAGAGACAAGTAAACACGTAAGAAACAAGCACTTTATTTACATAACAAACTGGTCATATATACAGGCCAACAGGTCACATAGTCATAGGCTATCACagccaaggaacatagaacaaaagatatttacatccaccgtgacacgtttaaaacaaaaacaaaagaagacgTGTCGTGCCACTATGTCCCTAACTATCCCACAAAAACTCCTCAAACCTCAATCCTAACAAGTGGTCTGGCTAGACGCCGACCCAACTGACTCCGAAGACGCACTCAACTCCTCCTCCGagtcctcctcaggatcctcctcaggAGCATCGGGAACGGCAGGAGCCACAGGCGCTTGGCCATCTCCGGCCAAGTCCTGGAGCACATCGTCAACTAACGCCTCACACTCAGTCAGAATACGACCAGTCCGATCTCGTACATCTCCAACTACTCGCATCAGACATCCAGTCGCCATCTGAGCCTGCTCGCGGAAAGCATCGgtccgctgctgctcctccagAACCGAGGCCTCCAACTCTCGGATCCGGACTCCCTGGTCTCGTAGTGTAGCTCGAAGACGATCTATCTCTGTATAGCACCTACGATTGGTGCTACCCAATCGCCTCCGCTCGTCGTCCACAGCGAGCACCACTCGGTCAGGataggagtaggtcttccagcaaTCGCAGCGCCGGATCTTGCGCGCTGGGGACCACCTCTGTACCGGCCCACCAGGAATCTCCTGGTATGTAATCACGCGTGAGACGGGCCCCTCCAGATAGGGCTCGCCAGTAGGAGCGTCCGAAGGTATGTCAGTAGGTACGGGCTGGGACGGCCCCGCACCCCCGGTAGCGTCAGCATCCGCCATCACCTATGTTTGCAAATAACATTGCAAAAGTAAGTACGCATCACGAAGAAAACAAGGCTAAAGGCTAAACTCAAGGATAAAACCCTAGCCTATCATATCAAGCACTCAATCTACCTAGATCAATcataacctaggctctgataccacctgtgacgaccccacctccccctaaggcgtaccagagggttcggcggaccgcctgcccagctctcgccaggactcactcactcgaatcaCGTGCACACAACCATGAACCATagataacattcacaattcaagcttataatttacattgatcgAATTCAGGGTACAAAGTCTCGATATCTTAAACTAGTTCAaaagtatacaatccaagtaccaAAATGTTCCATTctaggaatagcgcgagtacaaaaccaaaattcaaaacaaagtctaaagtaactagactacgctagcctttaCACTTCTCACGCTTctctcgtacccctgtaaggaaaacaaactaatagggtgagccgaagcccagtgaagttccaaatataaAATTGGCCAACAAAGCGAAGAATAACAtagtaatagtgaaatagcgagcaaacaagtcaaatcaaGGGAAAAGTACTTCAACTAGCCAAGTAATATCATGTTCGCATTCATATATAAGGATACAGTATTCACGTCTCGGTTCCATTCCAGCTTGATCAATTAGtagtcgacactccgtcaactttcaaataataacaaatccaaaataaaactTCACTACACGCCAATccccgtccaccaatcaaccccccttttttttttcgggcccgcacgccacacgaaacacgggtggtaatactcgagtataccggatcgccgaggagataacactccactcgacttaactagtgacccagggttcgttatctaatcgaccaggcccttgccggctcgactcgattaactagcctcagggtttctggaattccaggcaataTATATTTCAAGTACATGTAAAGCAAGTCAAGTATATTCAAGTCAAGTCAAGTATATCCAATAGCAAGAACAAGTTATTTTAaggcaagtgcggtaaagtacacccttgccctatcATTCATTTTCACGTATTCATACAAGTCAAGTAGGGGACACACGTAACAAGTACAATCgaatatttggaagcactcaccacaaTGGTGCTCCTAGTTCTCGCGTCgaggtggtactccgggtttggagtccaaatctgcgagaaaatttcagtttgagaactttgaaacacgagtagaATTCGAAACTTAAATgttccgttcattaagaatcgatcaattgaaattcatttgaaagacactcgtgaaaacttgctcgcttttcaaatcataaggttttgtaACATAGATGCTTGGAAAtaatacttgagttgaaagtacaaggaaattcaagtttacattggccattaagtcttttcctcaagggtacaagttcggccaagtcttAACATATACACTCGAGACACATAGTAGCAAAGGtactcgctagttcaagtgataatcacttaatcttcactcaagtcgctaatatagttttctagtcctcgagtaaaaattcgggcagcatgccctttgtgtttacctaattttccagccatttaggcttcattatttttctcaaacacaacccaacatcatacatatcaacaatttatgtcaagagccgttccataggctcacaatatcataataataagattcacatcaatagcaagtgcagaaattccatgtagccaaaagacagatttgacgtataaaagcggaaataacttatccgaggctacgcttatcggattaaggcgaaacctatgccctttcgaagctaagatatagagctacaatgttcatgaaggtcacttagtccagtttctaatgtaacttggtcaaattctcgaattactaaaccagaaaccaattcgtcggctatttaaacgcagaacactgtaatggtcataactcagtgtacacaagtccgaatcaggtgttcttagaggcattttgaagctacttcagaacactacaactttaatgttttggcccagagctaaatcagaatggatcctggtcaacaAACgcgataaactggacttaactgaagaaacggactgctgggaaatacttagaacattaagggtattttggacttttcacgtcctacgttgctccgattgagctgaaattttgtaggcacctataaaatgccattccctacaacttttattctttgaactaaggccaattcggcctttatcacatagatacaaattcggacagaatgttgggaaaattttccagattttggaattttgagtttctagtgcaactttccttaatttcttggtctaatcactaccacaacaccttataaaacttcaattgcaacatataagcatcttacaacaatttgggcagaatttccacaagccctagttcatcaaataaattggggaaaacttctaaaacatgctCATCATCCATGATCTCACCACAAGAGCAAGTTGCcaagcttaatttaacaaaattgaaagtaaaacttagagagataagctctcttaccttgactagaagtcactacaagtagcccaagctttctcttccaaaaatcacaccacaagccactagctaatcactcaaggacaagtttaatcggtttactttgtttgttttctcactaagttgttggatttgatgatgaaatggaatgttttcctttgggttttctctcctctctctctcggccagaaccagcagaaatgaagaagaaattggctaagtgttggagttaaatggatGGTAATGATCTTGGTTaagaagccatgaggtggtgacaagtgtcaccaccaccacctctttttttttttctctttctttcttgcctttcttggccactaatttcggtcaagcttgctacaatttaagaagatattatgtacaaaagtcaacaaacttgttgggtaagaaaaatggtggtcaagtagtgcgttcaatcggtaatgcgcgggacccgccggatcgcgccgtttttcttaaaaactcacgtactagggtttttacttcccattcactaaccttatatccttgccactagtcacatattatttctcacttaaaagtcacttttaatccccaaattaattcttactctgtaccgaaaattcatccggctaaaaatcgcgaaaaccctaatttcgctccaaacttgaaaccgaagcgtaaaaccctattttctaggtttatttacacttagagtgaaatatttgggtagtggcctttgataaatactaattttcaaataaaagggtatttttgaggaaaaatacaaggaatttgcgagtcctcacattctctcccccttaaaagaatttcgacctcgaaattcatacctttagtCGTGAACAGGTCGGggtatttctcttgcatgtcttTTTCTAgctcccaagttgcttcttccacttcatggTGCTTCCACAGAACCTTTACTAAAGGAATCTGCTTGGTTCTCaggtccttcacctttcgatccaatATTTGAATAGGTCGTTCTTCATAGGTTAGGGACTCGTCAAGTTCGACATCTTCaggtggcaaaatgtgagttggatccggatgatatttcttaagcaaagaaacatggaaaacgtcatggatccTAGACAAACTAGCTGGTAGCTCAAGTCGATAAGCCACTTTTCCTATTCGCTGAAGTACATTGAAAGGTCCTATATatcgtggttgcaactttttcccttttcctgatCTGATCTTCCCTTTTAATGGTGTAATCCGAAGAAACACCTTGTCCCCcatttcaaactccaagtctttcctTCTATGATCGGCATAGCTTTTCTGAcggctttgggctgtttgaagcCTCTGGCGAATCATTTTTACTTTCTCATAcgcttcctcaacccatggtattgtggTCGGATCTATcacttttctctctcctacttccTCCCAATGGATTGGAGATCGACATCTTTGTCCATACAATGTTTCAtacggggccatttgaatagaggaatgGTAACTATTGTTATACGCAAACTCAACCAAAGTTAAGTATTGGCTCCAACTTCCTCTAAAatccacaatacaggctctcagtatatcctcaagagtttggatggttctctcagattgtccatcagtttgtggaTGATACGCTGTACTGTAactcaatttagtccctaaagcCTCTTGTagtttctgccaaaatcgagatacaaatCTGGGGTCTCTATCCGATACGATATTCACTGGTACCCCATGTAATCTCACTACCTCATCCATATACAGTTtagcaagtttctccaaaggatATTTCATGTTCATTGGTAGAAAATGTGCAGTCTTAGTTAATCTAtcaactattacccaaattgcatcatgccccttttgtgttcgtggcaaTCCTGAcacaaaatccatcgttatgtgctcccatttccattcagggatctctaaaTGCTGTAACAAACCTAACGGCTtttgatgttcagcttttacttgttggcacgtaagacatTTTTGCACAAACTGGGCAATTTCTGCCTTCATAttttcccaccaatacagacttctAAGATCTCggtacatcttattattccCTGGGTGTACTGTATACCTAGAGCAAtgtgattcctccaaaatctcctttTTCAATTCCTCATCCCTAGGTACCACGACACGATTTCGAAACTTCAGGATTCCAGCAGGACTTAGATTGAAATTAGGTAACTCCCCTTTTTCCATCTTCCCTATCCACTTTTGTACCATTGGGTCCTTCACTTGACCCTCTTTGATTCGTTCCATCAATGCCgatttcacctcaatatttccaaaaatcaccctCTTCGATTCTAAACGGGGTTTCCACTCACAGACATCTTCCAACAGGCTCCACTCTCTCACTAGggaacttgctagttgagctttccggcttaaagcatctgctacaacgttggcctttccaggatggtagttaattgtacaatcataatcctctaagaactctacccaccgacgttgtcttaggtttaactccttttgagaaaacagatacttaaggctcttatgatcCGTATAAACCTCAAAAGTTACACCATAAAGATAATGtcgccatttcttcaaagcgaATACTACAGCTGCAAGCTCtaaatcatgggtcggataattctgctcatgaggttttaatTTCCGAGATgcataggcaatcacattcctacTCTGCATCAACACACATCCTAGCCCTTCTttcgaagcatcggtataaaccgtaTAGCAATCACTTCCACTAGGCAAAGCTAAAACTGGAGCCACAGTTAATTGcttcttaagctcttggaaactactttcacacttaacatcccaaatatactttccCTGCTTCTTGGTCAAGTTAGTCAAGGGTCCTGCAATTCTCgagaaattctttataaatctgcggtagtaccctgctaagcctagaaaacttcgcacctctgtAGGATTTTCTGGCCGCTTCCACTTAGCCGGGTCTACAGCAAGGCCATCTTTCGAAATTATGTGACCTAGAAATGCCAcactttccaaccaaaattcacacttactgaacttagcgaacaattggtgctctcttagggtttgtagtACTATCCGCAAatgttgttcatgctcctcccttgaCCTCGAATACACtaagatatcatcaatgaacaccactacaaacctatccaagtaaggtttgaacactcgatgcatcaaatccatgaatgccgctggggcattggttaaaccaaaaggcatcactgcgaactcaaaatgcccatatcgagtatTAAAtgccgtttttggcacatcctcctttctaattctcaactgatagtacccttgtcgcagatccaacttagaaaacactacagccccttgtaactgatcaaacaactcatcgatgtggggcaaaggatacttattcttaatggttACTGCATTCAATCCTCGATAGTCAATGcacaaccttaaactcccgtctttcttcttaacaaataacactggagctccccacggaGACTCGCTCTCATGAATAAATCCTCGTTCTAGCAAGTCCTGCAGTTGCACCTTCAACTCCTTaagctcagcaggtgccataCGATAAGGAGTTTTAGAGATGGGAGTGGTTCCAGGTACTAaatcaaccttaaattcaatctccctttcGGGCGGCAAAGACTCCAACTCTTCCGGAAATACGTCCGGGTATTCACTGATTACTGGCATGTCTTCCACCTTAATCTTTTCTCCCGGAGTATTAATTAGAAAAGCTAGATAACCACGAGCCCCACaactaagcaatttcctagcccttatACCGGAAATAAGCGCAGAAGAGGCTATCATACCCCTCACATCAAGCTTTAGAGTTGCCTCtcccggtatacaaaattcGACTACTTTCATCTtacaatctacccgagcatggtaatgagctagccaatccatacctatgataacatcgtaccccttaatggctagactaatAAGATCCACTACCAATTTTCGttcaccaacccaaatatcacaattcTTATACACCTCATTTGCCAGCAAGatttgattacccgtaggtgttcttacctctaagtcataaggtaacttttcaactttcaaatcaattccaaaCATGAATGCAGGATCAACAAAAGAGTGAGTAGCACCGGGATCTATCAAAATTCTGGCTAACCGGTGaaaaacaggaatcgtaccttctaccacctcCGTTGGTTCAGGCACGGATTGTTGGTCCAGCGAATATACTCTAGTCGGAACCCTCGACCTTGCCCCTCCAGCATTGGTCGGTTTTGGGTTTGACCTGGCAGTCGATTGGGTGTCACTAATCATCGGGCAGTTGACTATCTGGTGTTCCGTACTTCCACATCTTAGGCACTTCCGAGCCTTTCTCCAACATTCATCCTTAGTATGGTTCGGTTTTCCACAATATCCGCATGTTACTCGGGGAGTAGAGGTCTGGCCTCCCTGCGGAATTCCTCTACCTTGTCCTCTACCAACTGGGCCTCCCCTTTGGGCACCTCCCCTCTGGGTACCTCCTCTCGGAGCGCCTCCCCTAGATGCGCTCGAAAaccgtccacctccagccccaCGACCAGACTTGGCAGGTGGTGCATTTTGATCACTACGCACAGACCCTTGAACTCCACTAGATCCTCATTTTCGTTTGGCGTGGAAATTCTTCATGTGGGCCCTAGCAGTTTCTATCCTTTGGGCCTTTTCCAagacctccgtaaacgtattgaTCTGAGCTGCCGCTAAGGCTTCCTGTAATTCCACATTTAGCCCTTGTATAAACCTCCGTACTTTCCTTGGCTCCGTAGC
Proteins encoded in this region:
- the LOC113755441 gene encoding uncharacterized protein LOC113755441, with product MSRTLSSYPDLGQDRALERFQKFSPPKFLGGPDPYEAEKWLEAMINIFTALNYTEERQVQFAVFQFEGPARAWWNVVRAKWEREGTVWTWLNFVRDFNEKYLPPIVQEKREDDFIKLRQGMMSVTEYETQFTKLSKFAPELIATEPRKVRRFIQGLNVELQEALAAAQINTFTEVLEKAQRIETARAHMKNFHAKRK